One window of Sphingobacteriales bacterium genomic DNA carries:
- a CDS encoding Y-family DNA polymerase has product MFALVDCNNFYASCERVFRPDLIGKPVVVLSNNDGCVIARSNEAKALNIPMGAPAFEYQALFDEHNVQVFSANFALYGDMSHRVMSVLGEYSPDMEIYSIDEAFLKLTGFERYDLQEYGGRMRSKVLKWTGIPISIGIAPTKALAKAANRIAKKFPQRTGGVYIIDSEEKRIKVLKWLKVEDVWGIGRQHSKRLNGIGVKTAYDFTQLDEVWVKKHLTIVGLRLKRDLQGIPTIELEDVQPKKNIATTRSFEKNYTGFDQLQERVSTFAASCAEKLRRQHSRCNSLMVFIHTNGHRKDLPQYSRNIVVKLPFPTNSSIELSKFAIQALKRIFKSGYRYKKAGVIVQDFTPENATQLTFFENSDSRHVPLMQVMDRLNTAYGQQKIRLGSQDTKRIWKMKQERLSPRYTTKLSDIITIHL; this is encoded by the coding sequence ATGTTTGCCCTTGTTGATTGCAATAATTTTTACGCTTCGTGCGAGCGGGTATTCCGTCCCGACCTCATCGGCAAGCCTGTGGTGGTGTTGTCCAACAACGATGGCTGTGTGATTGCCCGCAGCAACGAGGCCAAGGCGTTGAATATTCCGATGGGTGCGCCGGCGTTTGAATATCAGGCATTGTTTGATGAACATAATGTGCAGGTATTTTCTGCAAACTTCGCTTTATATGGCGATATGAGCCATCGCGTGATGAGCGTATTGGGCGAGTACAGCCCCGATATGGAAATATACAGTATTGACGAGGCTTTTTTAAAGTTAACCGGATTTGAGCGGTACGATTTGCAGGAATATGGAGGGCGGATGCGCAGCAAGGTGCTCAAATGGACGGGAATACCCATCAGTATTGGCATTGCTCCCACAAAAGCATTGGCAAAAGCCGCTAACCGGATCGCCAAAAAATTTCCCCAACGCACCGGGGGGGTCTATATCATTGACAGCGAGGAAAAACGCATCAAAGTGCTGAAATGGTTGAAGGTAGAAGACGTTTGGGGAATTGGCAGGCAACACTCAAAACGGCTGAATGGCATTGGGGTAAAAACGGCTTATGACTTTACCCAACTTGACGAGGTGTGGGTAAAAAAGCACCTGACCATCGTAGGATTGCGCCTGAAACGCGACCTGCAAGGCATCCCGACTATTGAACTGGAAGATGTGCAGCCCAAGAAAAACATCGCCACCACCCGCTCGTTCGAAAAAAACTATACCGGATTTGACCAACTACAGGAACGGGTATCTACTTTTGCGGCTTCGTGTGCCGAAAAGCTGCGCCGGCAACATTCGCGCTGCAACTCTTTAATGGTATTTATCCACACCAACGGACACCGGAAAGACCTGCCCCAATACAGCCGCAACATTGTGGTTAAACTGCCTTTCCCCACCAATTCGAGCATCGAACTGTCGAAGTTTGCTATACAGGCATTGAAGCGTATTTTTAAATCGGGTTATCGCTACAAAAAAGCAGGGGTTATTGTACAGGATTTCACCCCTGAAAATGCCACACAACTCACCTTTTTTGAAAACAGCGATTCGAGGCATGTTCCGCTGATGCAGGTGATGGACAGGCTTAATACCGCCTACGGACAACAAAAAATAAGGTTAGGCTCGCAGGATACCAAGCGGATTTGGAAAATGAAACAGGAAAGACTTTCTCCCCGATACACCACCAAACTGAGCGACATCATCACCATCCACCTCTAA
- a CDS encoding 6-carboxytetrahydropterin synthase gives MKVSVFRTAHFNAAHRLHNPEWTDEQNKQVFGLCNNPNYHGHNYEVEVKVTGLIDPKTGFVMDIKVLKDLIEEEVIEPFDHKNLNLDTPEFAALNPTAENIVVVIWQKLRLRIRPEFELSVRLYETPRNFVEYSGQ, from the coding sequence ATGAAAGTATCTGTATTTCGCACCGCACATTTTAATGCAGCACACCGGCTTCATAATCCGGAATGGACTGACGAGCAGAACAAACAAGTATTCGGATTGTGTAATAATCCAAATTATCACGGACACAATTACGAAGTTGAGGTAAAAGTTACCGGTTTAATTGACCCTAAAACGGGTTTTGTGATGGATATTAAAGTGCTGAAGGACCTTATTGAGGAAGAAGTGATAGAGCCTTTTGATCATAAAAATCTCAACCTCGATACTCCTGAATTTGCTGCGCTCAACCCGACTGCCGAAAACATAGTGGTGGTGATCTGGCAAAAATTACGCCTTCGCATTCGTCCCGAATTTGAACTGTCGGTGCGATTATATGAGACTCCCCGAAACTTCGTGGAGTATAGCGGGCAATGA
- a CDS encoding glutathione peroxidase encodes MTNFRTIYDFTLEGIDGKPITFKHFKGKKILIVNTASECGYTSQYAQLQELHYFFGDKLVIVGCPSNDFGNQEPGSNEEIAAFCQTNFKVEFPMSKKIKVAGEGKHPLYKWLSTQNYHKEVSWNFQKFLFNEEGKLMDVVSPATEPLSADMLSLIQLPC; translated from the coding sequence ATGACCAATTTCAGAACTATTTACGATTTCACTTTAGAAGGAATAGATGGAAAACCAATCACTTTTAAGCATTTTAAAGGAAAAAAGATATTGATTGTCAACACCGCTTCCGAATGTGGATATACTTCTCAATACGCACAACTACAAGAGTTACATTACTTTTTTGGGGACAAATTAGTGATTGTAGGCTGTCCGAGTAATGATTTCGGGAATCAGGAACCCGGATCAAACGAAGAAATAGCTGCTTTTTGCCAAACCAACTTTAAGGTTGAATTTCCTATGTCCAAAAAAATAAAAGTTGCCGGCGAAGGTAAACACCCCTTGTACAAATGGTTATCAACTCAGAACTACCATAAAGAAGTGAGTTGGAATTTTCAAAAATTTTTGTTCAACGAAGAAGGCAAATTAATGGATGTTGTGTCTCCGGCAACCGAGCCATTAAGTGCTGACATGTTAAGTCTGATACAATTACCCTGTTAG
- a CDS encoding SOS response-associated peptidase produces the protein MCFHSQQSKSAQELEHRFDARFENKARYQPAVYNGFQHPQTPVITHLAPNTIQLFHWGLIPPWAKDDSIKKNTLNARSETIFEKPAFRISANNRCLVLADGFFEWQWLDEKGKKKQKYFLTLPGNEAFAFAGIWSEWIDRSTGEVICSYAILTMEANALMSEIHNSKKRMPMILTPENEKEWLAGKPPVLNNDKLVATPV, from the coding sequence ATGTGCTTTCACTCTCAACAATCTAAATCGGCTCAGGAACTGGAACACCGCTTTGATGCCAGGTTTGAAAACAAAGCCCGATACCAACCGGCAGTTTACAACGGGTTTCAGCATCCCCAAACACCGGTCATTACCCACCTTGCCCCAAACACCATACAACTGTTTCATTGGGGGTTAATACCACCTTGGGCAAAAGACGACAGTATTAAAAAAAACACGCTGAACGCCCGAAGCGAAACCATATTTGAAAAACCGGCTTTCAGAATCTCGGCAAACAACAGGTGCTTAGTGCTTGCAGACGGCTTTTTTGAATGGCAGTGGTTGGACGAAAAGGGTAAAAAAAAGCAAAAATATTTCCTCACCTTGCCCGGAAATGAAGCGTTCGCCTTTGCAGGAATTTGGAGCGAGTGGATTGACCGGTCCACAGGAGAAGTCATCTGCTCCTACGCTATTCTGACAATGGAGGCCAATGCTTTGATGAGCGAAATTCACAACTCCAAAAAACGGATGCCCATGATCCTGACACCGGAAAACGAAAAAGAATGGCTTGCCGGAAAACCGCCCGTGTTGAATAACGACAAATTGGTGGCTACGCCTGTCTGA
- a CDS encoding YdeI/OmpD-associated family protein — protein sequence MKETETFYPKNRGEWREWLQQNHQIKPSVWLIYYKKKSDKPTILYSEAVEEALCFGWIDSKAKSVDDERTMQYFTKRKPDSIWSMLNKSRIQNLIEEGRMTQAGLEVVERAKANGSWTILDDVEALMLPPDLEMAFLDNLQAMDYFLGWSKSVKKSILLWLKLAKREETRQKRIAELVELAGQGQKPKQFS from the coding sequence ATGAAAGAAACAGAAACCTTTTACCCCAAAAACCGAGGCGAATGGAGAGAATGGTTGCAACAAAACCATCAAATCAAGCCATCGGTTTGGCTGATTTACTACAAAAAAAAGTCGGACAAACCGACTATTCTGTACAGCGAAGCAGTGGAAGAAGCCCTTTGTTTCGGATGGATAGACAGCAAAGCAAAATCGGTTGACGACGAAAGGACGATGCAATATTTTACTAAAAGAAAGCCGGACAGTATCTGGTCCATGTTGAACAAGTCAAGGATCCAAAATCTGATAGAAGAGGGAAGAATGACTCAGGCGGGATTGGAGGTGGTTGAAAGGGCAAAGGCAAATGGGTCGTGGACCATTTTAGACGATGTGGAAGCATTGATGCTGCCGCCCGATTTGGAAATGGCATTTTTGGATAATCTCCAGGCTATGGATTATTTTCTTGGATGGAGCAAGTCGGTCAAAAAAAGCATATTGTTATGGCTAAAACTCGCCAAGCGAGAAGAAACGCGTCAGAAGCGGATTGCTGAATTGGTGGAACTTGCAGGGCAAGGACAAAAACCCAAACAATTTAGCTAA
- a CDS encoding gliding motility-associated C-terminal domain-containing protein has product MKSNTTLIVFSFLLFSILAFVPKKANAAHLVGGELTYECIGGNQFRITLVIYRDCYCIACAEFDNPAYITIFNSSGDIVQSVDMFSPVITQLPITTDGLCIETVPDVCVEEGFYQTNVNLPFLAGGYQIVYQRCCRNNTIVNIVNPGGTGSTYVANVPQSALNPCNNSSPVFNNFPPIAICANSPLVFDHSATDADGDSLVYTICNPFSGATNLDPQPLNASDPPYTPITFLAPYTATDQLGGTPVMSIDPVTGLLNAFPNQIGQFVVGVCVHEYRDGVLLSTNLRDFQFNVTNCAVVLAQANSSAGADITMCLGASIMLEGAAFNGTVYQWSPATGLSNPNILNPIASPTQTTTYTLTVINPIVNCQDSDEVTIFVTQTVTATAAPVAPVCQGESVQLEVNSTNGNIFLWFPFDGLDDPTSPTPVASPSQTTTYIVSVSNDDGCSVQVSVTVEVISVTSQVLVPDAVICPDGVATLATDSSYDTYLWSNGATTPSINVSSPGNYGVTVSQMVNGCQAFATATANVTLTTVSTIVNLPDVAICPDASFLLSPTDGNYTSYLWSDGSIAPSVNVSTPGIYSVTVTEIIGGCVATATDAATVSLLTPPTPSITGDLRFFTGFSTTLQSDSNYTAYQWSNGAVSPGITVSEPGSYGLTVTDANGCKGIVTVVVAEDPVAPYAIPSAFSPNADGRNDAFMVITPPENITAVSLYVYNRWGEKVFSSNSLTAPWNGAFKGEDCPIGVYVYYGTVTLVSGKVEEFKGNVTLIR; this is encoded by the coding sequence ATGAAGTCAAACACAACCCTGATTGTTTTCAGTTTCCTGCTATTTAGTATCCTGGCTTTTGTTCCGAAAAAAGCAAATGCCGCCCACCTCGTGGGCGGTGAGTTGACTTATGAATGTATAGGAGGTAATCAGTTCAGGATAACTTTGGTGATTTACCGCGATTGTTATTGTATTGCCTGCGCAGAATTTGACAACCCGGCTTATATCACTATATTTAATTCATCGGGCGATATCGTCCAGTCAGTTGATATGTTTAGCCCCGTCATCACTCAATTACCTATTACTACCGACGGGCTATGTATTGAAACCGTTCCGGACGTATGTGTTGAGGAAGGCTTTTACCAAACCAACGTCAATTTGCCCTTCCTTGCCGGAGGTTATCAGATTGTCTATCAGCGATGTTGCCGCAACAACACTATTGTCAACATTGTCAACCCGGGAGGCACCGGCTCAACCTATGTGGCCAATGTTCCCCAAAGTGCCCTAAATCCTTGCAACAACAGTTCGCCGGTGTTTAATAATTTCCCGCCCATAGCCATCTGTGCCAACAGCCCGTTGGTGTTCGATCATTCGGCTACCGATGCAGATGGCGACTCATTGGTTTACACAATTTGCAACCCTTTTTCAGGAGCAACCAACCTCGACCCTCAACCCTTAAACGCATCAGATCCTCCTTATACCCCAATCACTTTTCTTGCACCTTACACAGCCACAGACCAATTGGGAGGAACGCCCGTGATGAGTATTGACCCCGTTACCGGTTTGCTCAACGCATTTCCCAATCAAATCGGACAGTTTGTAGTGGGTGTTTGCGTGCACGAATACCGGGACGGAGTATTGTTGAGCACCAACCTGCGCGATTTTCAGTTTAATGTAACCAATTGCGCTGTAGTATTGGCGCAGGCAAATTCTTCGGCAGGTGCAGATATTACAATGTGTTTGGGAGCCAGTATTATGCTGGAAGGAGCCGCATTTAACGGAACCGTTTATCAATGGTCGCCTGCTACAGGTTTGAGCAATCCCAATATCCTGAACCCTATTGCCTCGCCGACACAAACAACTACTTACACACTGACAGTTATTAATCCAATCGTCAATTGTCAGGATTCAGACGAGGTTACCATTTTTGTTACTCAGACAGTAACGGCAACAGCCGCTCCGGTTGCGCCCGTTTGTCAGGGCGAATCGGTTCAATTAGAAGTCAACTCAACCAATGGCAACATTTTTTTGTGGTTTCCTTTTGACGGGTTGGATGACCCTACAAGCCCGACTCCGGTTGCCTCACCCTCGCAAACAACCACTTACATAGTCAGTGTGAGCAACGACGACGGATGTTCTGTTCAGGTTTCTGTTACCGTAGAAGTGATCAGTGTTACCTCACAGGTGTTGGTACCTGATGCAGTTATCTGTCCCGATGGAGTTGCAACTCTTGCAACTGACAGTAGTTATGATACCTATTTGTGGTCAAACGGGGCGACTACCCCTTCTATTAACGTTTCTTCTCCCGGAAATTACGGAGTAACCGTCAGTCAGATGGTCAACGGATGTCAGGCTTTTGCAACGGCAACTGCCAATGTAACCCTGACCACAGTCAGCACGATAGTCAACCTGCCGGATGTGGCAATTTGTCCGGATGCTTCGTTTTTACTTTCCCCAACCGACGGCAATTACACTTCCTATTTATGGTCTGACGGGTCAATTGCTCCGTCTGTCAATGTGTCAACTCCCGGTATATACAGTGTTACCGTAACCGAAATAATAGGTGGTTGTGTGGCAACAGCCACTGATGCAGCGACGGTTAGTCTGCTCACACCACCTACGCCCTCCATCACCGGAGATCTGAGATTTTTTACGGGCTTTTCCACCACCCTGCAATCTGACAGCAATTATACCGCATACCAATGGAGCAACGGTGCTGTTTCGCCGGGCATCACTGTTTCTGAACCGGGCAGCTATGGGTTGACGGTTACGGATGCTAACGGTTGTAAGGGCATTGTTACGGTAGTTGTAGCTGAAGATCCGGTTGCACCCTATGCTATACCTTCGGCTTTTTCGCCAAATGCCGATGGCAGAAATGATGCGTTTATGGTGATTACTCCACCGGAAAATATCACCGCCGTATCGCTTTATGTTTACAACCGTTGGGGAGAAAAAGTTTTTTCAAGCAATAGCCTGACCGCTCCATGGAACGGTGCCTTTAAGGGGGAGGATTGCCCGATTGGTGTATATGTTTATTACGGAACTGTAACCTTGGTTAGTGGTAAGGTAGAGGAGTTTAAGGGCAATGTTACACTAATCCGGTAG
- the umuD gene encoding translesion error-prone DNA polymerase V autoproteolytic subunit yields the protein MPPPPLKLHTSPTLDIYSALTDSELELPYLSAGISAGFPSPALDFIDLTIDLNKHLVKHPSATFYGRVKGDSMRDAGIHDGDLLVIDKSIEPVDGKVAVCYIDGEFTLKKIKILKRELWLMPANVSYSPIKVEEFNDLKIWGVVTHVIKSV from the coding sequence ATGCCCCCACCGCCCTTAAAACTACATACAAGCCCGACCTTAGACATTTATTCCGCCCTGACCGATTCGGAATTAGAGTTGCCCTATTTGTCGGCAGGCATCAGTGCGGGTTTCCCATCGCCGGCACTCGACTTTATTGATCTGACCATTGACCTGAACAAGCATTTAGTCAAACACCCGTCTGCCACTTTTTATGGCAGGGTAAAAGGCGATTCGATGAGAGACGCGGGAATACACGACGGAGATTTGTTGGTGATAGACAAAAGCATTGAGCCGGTTGACGGGAAGGTAGCGGTTTGTTATATTGACGGGGAGTTTACCCTGAAAAAAATCAAAATTCTGAAAAGGGAACTATGGCTAATGCCGGCAAATGTCAGCTATAGTCCGATTAAAGTTGAAGAATTTAACGATTTGAAAATTTGGGGGGTAGTTACCCACGTCATTAAATCCGTATAA
- a CDS encoding GNAT family N-acetyltransferase, whose amino-acid sequence MPPTVTIDLVSEFHLTDSAKAELRALLPACFPEAGYNGRIYYKQLPHHRLILSEDNKIIGQLGIDFRVMNLNNALVTVFGVIDLAVHPSCQGKGYGTRLMLAFEQLAKNHANNIDFLFLVTDKPSFYERLGYKATLQKVAWLKINEGKNCGLGYEQVDDCCLMVKSIGDKLWEDGELDMLGYWY is encoded by the coding sequence ATGCCCCCTACTGTAACCATAGATTTAGTCAGCGAATTTCATCTGACCGATTCTGCCAAAGCAGAACTCCGCGCACTGCTGCCTGCTTGTTTTCCGGAAGCCGGGTACAATGGCAGGATTTACTATAAACAATTGCCACATCACCGCCTTATTTTGTCGGAGGACAATAAAATTATCGGGCAACTTGGCATAGATTTCCGGGTGATGAATCTGAATAATGCTTTGGTAACGGTTTTTGGTGTGATAGATCTGGCAGTTCACCCTTCCTGTCAGGGCAAGGGATATGGAACAAGGCTCATGCTCGCATTTGAGCAACTCGCCAAAAATCATGCAAACAATATTGATTTTCTGTTTCTTGTAACTGATAAGCCCTCGTTTTACGAGCGTTTAGGGTATAAAGCAACCCTGCAAAAGGTAGCCTGGCTTAAAATTAACGAGGGTAAAAACTGCGGATTGGGCTATGAACAGGTGGATGACTGCTGTCTGATGGTGAAAAGCATTGGAGATAAACTTTGGGAAGACGGCGAACTGGATATGCTGGGATACTGGTATTGA
- a CDS encoding GMC family oxidoreductase N-terminal domain-containing protein: protein MSLPKLQINARQFQALCAVCNTFVAPIEQDNPAESLFWQLKATDLEVPERILELAATLPPAEQSELKQLFSLLASPLFGLTCFKGLKSIAVMPFKQREAALQSWSNSRIPQIRKAFCALRKITTFLHYGISYNRQPNPNWKFIKYPGPLSAPKPVAKPIQPYFPAGLSHLSCDVVVVGSGAGGGLAAGMLAEAGFEVILLEKGAYLNESDFNQREVEMIQRTYEQQGALTTTDGGVSLFAGSCLGGGTTINWTAAINTPDYILQEWSDQHLLPHLLTDAYRESMNMVSNEANITQSESNHNAQNRYLWRGSELVGNKPKVVPRNVKGCSDDECQSCGYCGFGCQSGNKQGTLKTWIQRAYDRGAKIMVNTTAQKITTKKGKATGVEIVQTNGMGLATRMVIKATTVVVCAGALHTPALLMRSGISHPELGRHLFLHPTVVVSGFYPNAVNPWWGTMISALNDDYARMNENYGVRLETPPAHTGLMALATPWQSAAQHKAYMLRMANAANIIVLTRDKFGGSVTVDRKGYPRYHYALQPFDRTHLLAGIEKSARILLAAGAEEIIFPHHRLRHITGNTTENALLKFFNQMPEWGWKSGQFSLFSAHQMGTCRMGGNIKTHPLTPEGEMVNVKGLYVADASAFPASSGVNPMMSIMALSHYTIKQLIDKRK, encoded by the coding sequence ATGAGCCTTCCAAAACTTCAGATAAACGCCAGACAATTTCAGGCACTCTGTGCTGTTTGCAATACGTTTGTAGCACCAATAGAACAAGACAATCCGGCCGAGTCTCTTTTTTGGCAATTGAAGGCCACAGATCTGGAAGTGCCGGAACGGATATTGGAATTGGCAGCAACACTGCCCCCTGCCGAACAATCGGAGTTGAAACAGTTATTTTCTCTTCTTGCAAGCCCTCTTTTTGGATTGACTTGCTTCAAAGGTTTGAAAAGCATAGCGGTTATGCCTTTTAAACAGCGCGAAGCTGCTTTACAAAGTTGGTCAAACAGCCGTATCCCCCAAATTCGCAAAGCATTTTGCGCCCTTCGAAAAATAACAACTTTCCTTCACTATGGCATATCCTACAACCGGCAACCCAACCCCAATTGGAAGTTTATTAAATATCCGGGACCTTTAAGTGCTCCCAAACCGGTAGCTAAACCCATTCAGCCCTATTTCCCTGCCGGACTTTCGCACTTGTCTTGCGATGTGGTGGTCGTTGGCAGCGGGGCCGGTGGAGGTTTGGCGGCAGGCATGTTGGCCGAAGCCGGATTCGAGGTCATTTTGCTCGAAAAAGGAGCATACCTGAATGAAAGCGATTTTAACCAACGTGAGGTGGAGATGATACAGCGCACCTACGAACAACAAGGTGCTTTGACTACCACAGATGGCGGCGTATCTCTTTTTGCCGGCAGTTGTTTGGGCGGAGGCACTACGATTAACTGGACTGCTGCCATCAATACCCCCGATTATATTTTACAGGAATGGTCAGATCAGCACCTGTTGCCACACCTGCTGACAGATGCTTATCGCGAAAGTATGAATATGGTTTCAAATGAGGCCAACATCACCCAAAGCGAGTCGAACCATAATGCCCAAAACCGGTATCTTTGGCGAGGATCGGAGTTGGTGGGCAATAAGCCCAAAGTCGTGCCCAGAAATGTAAAGGGATGTTCAGATGATGAATGTCAAAGTTGTGGCTATTGCGGATTCGGTTGTCAGTCAGGCAATAAGCAAGGAACACTCAAAACATGGATTCAGCGGGCTTATGACCGAGGTGCCAAAATTATGGTCAATACCACAGCACAGAAAATCACTACCAAAAAAGGGAAGGCTACCGGTGTTGAAATTGTTCAGACAAACGGGATGGGATTGGCAACACGCATGGTCATCAAAGCAACGACCGTGGTAGTATGTGCCGGAGCATTACATACTCCTGCTTTATTGATGCGAAGCGGAATCAGCCACCCCGAATTAGGGAGGCATTTGTTTCTTCACCCAACTGTGGTTGTCAGTGGTTTTTACCCTAATGCAGTCAACCCCTGGTGGGGCACTATGATATCAGCTTTGAATGATGACTATGCCCGTATGAATGAAAACTATGGCGTTCGTCTCGAAACACCGCCCGCACATACAGGACTGATGGCATTGGCCACTCCTTGGCAATCCGCTGCTCAGCACAAAGCGTATATGCTCAGAATGGCAAATGCAGCAAATATTATTGTACTTACCCGCGATAAATTCGGAGGTTCTGTCACCGTTGACCGCAAGGGGTATCCGCGCTATCACTATGCCTTACAACCCTTTGACCGAACTCACCTGCTTGCAGGTATAGAAAAATCTGCAAGGATTCTTTTAGCTGCCGGAGCTGAAGAAATTATCTTCCCCCATCACCGGCTGAGGCATATTACCGGCAACACGACCGAAAACGCACTGCTCAAATTTTTTAACCAAATGCCCGAATGGGGTTGGAAAAGCGGACAGTTTTCACTGTTCAGTGCCCATCAGATGGGCACCTGCCGGATGGGAGGAAATATTAAAACACACCCCCTGACCCCCGAAGGCGAAATGGTCAACGTTAAAGGCTTGTACGTAGCAGATGCAAGCGCTTTTCCGGCAAGCAGCGGGGTAAACCCGATGATGAGTATTATGGCCCTTTCTCACTATACCATCAAACAACTCATTGACAAAAGGAAATAA